In a genomic window of Sarcophilus harrisii chromosome 4, mSarHar1.11, whole genome shotgun sequence:
- the CHMP6 gene encoding charged multivesicular body protein 6 — translation MGNLFGRKKQSRITEQDRAILQLKQQRDKLKQYQKRITQQLEREREIARQLLRDGKKERAKLLLKKKRYQEQLLDKTENQITNLETMVQNIEFTQIEMKVIEGLKFGNECLNKMHQVMSIEEVERIMDETRDAVEYQKQIDDLLAGSFTQEDEDAILEELEAITQEQIELPEVPSEPLSEKIPEQEPIKTRAKQPEMVAAS, via the exons ATGGGCAATCTGTTCGGCCGCAAGAAGCAGAGCCGGATCACTGAACAAGACAGAGCCATCCTG CAATTGAAACAACAACGGGATAAGTTGAAGCAGTACCAGAAGAGGATTACCCAGCaactggaaagggaaagggagattgCTAGACAACTTCTTCGTGATGGAAAGAAAGA AAGGGCAAAGTTACTGCTTAAGAAGAAGCGTTACCAGGAACAGCTCTTGGATAAGACAGAAAACCAAATCACGAATCTGGAAACAATG gttCAGAATATTGAGTTTACCCAGATTGAAATGAAAGTGATTGAAGGCCTAAAGTTTGGAAATGAGTGTCTGAATAAAATGCATCAG GTCATGTCCATAGAAGAAGTGGAAAGGATAATGGATGAAACCCGGGATGCTGTAGAGTACCAGAAG CAAATTGATGATCTCTTGGCTGGCAGTTTTACTCAAGAAGATGAAGATGCTATCTTAGAAGAACTAGAAGCAATCACTCAG GAACAGATAGAGCTTCCAGAAGTTCCTTCAGAACCCCTATCAGAGAAAATTCCAG aGCAAGAACCCATCAAGACGAGGGCAAAACAGCCAGAAATGGTGGCAGCATCTTAA